In the genome of Xanthobacteraceae bacterium, one region contains:
- a CDS encoding FMN-binding negative transcriptional regulator has protein sequence MLYNPPAFRESDTTALQAQMAASGLATLISVGSQGPIVSNLPLVFDAAAGAHGTLTGHLARGNPQWKESNLGVPALALFNGNDAYVSPSWYPSKQEHGKVVPTWNYSLIAARGRLEIFEDAETLRENVEKITRRFEGRFEHPWEVADAPEDFIARQLKGIVGVRLVIESVEGKAKLSQNRTPADQKSVMEALGGSGNPADQAVAAAMKARQPG, from the coding sequence GTGCTTTACAACCCGCCAGCCTTTCGCGAGTCCGACACTACTGCCCTGCAAGCGCAGATGGCGGCGTCCGGCCTCGCCACACTGATCTCGGTCGGCTCACAGGGACCGATCGTCAGCAACCTGCCGCTGGTGTTCGACGCGGCGGCGGGCGCGCACGGCACGCTGACCGGCCATCTCGCGCGCGGCAATCCGCAGTGGAAGGAAAGCAACCTCGGCGTGCCTGCGCTCGCGCTCTTCAACGGAAACGACGCCTATGTCTCGCCGTCCTGGTATCCATCCAAGCAGGAGCACGGCAAGGTAGTTCCGACCTGGAACTACTCGTTGATCGCCGCGCGCGGCCGCCTCGAAATCTTCGAAGACGCGGAGACGCTGCGCGAGAACGTCGAAAAAATCACCCGGCGCTTCGAGGGGCGATTCGAACATCCGTGGGAAGTCGCGGACGCGCCGGAAGATTTCATTGCGCGGCAACTGAAAGGAATCGTCGGCGTCCGCCTCGTGATCGAGAGCGTCGAGGGCAAGGCGAAGCTCAGCCAGAACCGCACGCCCGCTGACCAAAAGAGCGTGATGGAAGCGCTCGGCGGTTCCGGAAATCCCGCGGACCAGGCGGTTGCCGCCGCCATGAAAGCCCGCCAGCCCGGCTGA
- a CDS encoding glutamate--tRNA ligase gives MSRPVVRFAPSPTGLIHLGNARTALLNALYARREGGTFILRLDDTDRARAEERFAQAIGIDLAWLGINPDKIEKQSARIARYEAASEKLRAAGRLYPCYETEEELDRKRKRQLGRGLPPVYDRAALALTDEERDKLESEGRKPYWRFKLEHRVVSWDDLVRGKISVDTASLSDPVVSRADGTWLYSLASVVDDIDMNVTHVIRGEDHITNTAAQLDMFAALGGSAPAFAHHNLLTLPGGEGLSKRLGSLSLQSLREAGQEAMAVAAVAVLIGTSFPVEPVENLDALAAKVDFSKISHGPARFDPADLDALTAKTLHAMPFANAQARLQEQDVGGGEKFWLAVRGNLAKLSDAKEWWGVANGTIAPAIAEEDRAFCTKAQTLLPPEPWGDDIWDKWLAALKADGERKGKALFHPLRLALTGREHGPELRALLPFIGYAKASARLRGEAG, from the coding sequence ATGTCCCGACCCGTCGTCCGCTTCGCGCCGTCCCCGACCGGCCTGATCCATCTGGGCAATGCCCGCACGGCCTTGCTGAACGCGCTCTATGCCCGGCGCGAGGGCGGTACGTTCATCCTGCGCCTCGACGATACCGACCGCGCGCGCGCTGAGGAGCGCTTCGCGCAGGCCATCGGAATCGACCTCGCATGGCTTGGCATCAATCCGGACAAGATCGAAAAACAGTCCGCGCGCATCGCGCGCTACGAGGCGGCGTCGGAGAAGCTGCGCGCCGCCGGCCGCCTCTATCCCTGTTACGAGACCGAAGAAGAACTGGACCGCAAGCGCAAGCGCCAGTTAGGGCGCGGCCTGCCGCCGGTCTACGACCGCGCCGCGCTCGCGCTTACAGATGAGGAACGCGACAAGCTGGAGAGTGAAGGCCGCAAGCCTTACTGGCGCTTCAAGCTCGAACATCGCGTCGTGTCGTGGGACGATCTGGTGCGCGGAAAAATCTCGGTCGATACCGCCTCGCTGTCCGATCCTGTGGTGAGCCGCGCCGACGGCACCTGGCTCTATTCGTTGGCGTCGGTGGTCGATGACATCGACATGAATGTCACCCACGTCATTCGCGGCGAGGACCACATCACGAATACGGCGGCGCAGCTCGATATGTTCGCGGCCCTCGGCGGCAGCGCGCCCGCCTTCGCGCATCACAACCTGCTCACGTTGCCGGGCGGCGAGGGGCTTTCAAAGCGCCTCGGCTCGCTCTCGCTGCAATCGCTCCGCGAAGCGGGGCAGGAGGCGATGGCGGTCGCTGCCGTCGCGGTGCTGATCGGGACTTCCTTTCCGGTCGAGCCGGTGGAAAATCTCGACGCACTCGCCGCGAAAGTGGACTTCTCGAAAATCTCGCACGGCCCCGCGCGCTTCGATCCCGCCGATCTCGATGCGCTGACCGCGAAGACCCTGCACGCCATGCCGTTCGCGAACGCGCAGGCAAGGCTGCAAGAGCAGGACGTGGGCGGCGGCGAGAAATTCTGGCTCGCGGTGCGCGGCAACCTCGCGAAACTATCGGACGCGAAAGAATGGTGGGGCGTTGCGAACGGCACCATCGCACCCGCGATTGCGGAGGAAGACCGCGCTTTCTGCACGAAAGCCCAAACACTGCTTCCGCCTGAGCCGTGGGGTGACGACATCTGGGACAAGTGGCTCGCCGCGCTGAAGGCGGACGGCGAACGCAAGGGCAAGGCGCTGTTTCATCCGCTACGCCTCGCGCTCACCGGCCGCGAGCACGGCCCGGAATTGCGCGCGCTGTTGCCCTTTATCGGTTATGCGAAAGCATCCGCGCGTCTGCGCGGAGAAGCGGGCTGA
- a CDS encoding DUF2865 domain-containing protein gives MTPERRIGLVLATLVALTGAVVSQPLPPGNIPNAPPGPPPPPFQQQFPPRTQQYPPPANANPVCARLESSLQQLNSNSGGNPDVVSRYEDAIIRQRQELDQAIAQSRRLGCDRRGFFIFGGGNRPEQCNALEPQIDRMRSNLDRMQAELSQVRGSNSDGNYTRDLQRRQILASLAQNNCGPQYRNVQIQPQRPRGFLEQLFGNNDESPDVNPNTMQEGGGYRTVCVRMCDGFYFPISFATTQARFGDDEALCKRQCPAADVALFYYGNPGQDIQQAQSLGGQSYAQLPNAFKYRNEFNPSCSCRGPGQSWADALGQDQTIQRGDIIVTEQQSKRLSQPKTLPQQNQTKANPQKNLSPLFSPNQSQFETPPSQENPQTQNEQQQTQQPANPNQKRRVRVVGPQFYPVR, from the coding sequence ATGACCCCTGAGCGGCGTATCGGCCTTGTGCTTGCGACCCTGGTGGCCCTGACGGGTGCCGTGGTCTCGCAGCCGTTGCCGCCGGGCAATATTCCGAACGCGCCTCCGGGGCCGCCGCCTCCGCCGTTCCAGCAACAGTTTCCGCCGCGCACACAGCAATACCCGCCGCCGGCTAACGCGAACCCGGTCTGTGCGCGGCTGGAGTCCTCGCTCCAGCAACTCAACAGCAACAGCGGCGGCAATCCTGACGTGGTGAGCCGCTACGAAGACGCGATCATCCGCCAGCGGCAGGAACTCGATCAGGCCATCGCGCAGTCGCGCCGCCTCGGCTGCGACCGCCGCGGCTTCTTCATCTTCGGCGGCGGCAATCGCCCGGAACAATGCAACGCGCTGGAGCCGCAGATCGACCGGATGCGCTCCAACCTCGACCGCATGCAGGCCGAGCTTTCGCAGGTGCGCGGCTCCAATTCGGACGGCAATTACACGCGCGATCTCCAGCGCCGCCAGATCCTCGCCTCGCTCGCGCAGAACAACTGCGGCCCGCAATACCGTAACGTGCAAATCCAGCCGCAGCGTCCGCGCGGGTTCCTCGAACAACTGTTCGGCAACAACGACGAAAGTCCTGACGTGAATCCGAACACGATGCAGGAAGGCGGCGGCTACCGCACCGTCTGCGTCCGCATGTGCGACGGTTTCTACTTCCCGATCAGCTTCGCCACCACGCAGGCGCGCTTCGGCGACGACGAGGCGTTGTGCAAGCGCCAGTGCCCGGCGGCGGATGTCGCGCTGTTCTATTACGGCAATCCGGGTCAGGACATTCAGCAGGCGCAGTCGCTCGGCGGGCAAAGCTACGCGCAGCTTCCGAACGCCTTCAAGTACCGTAACGAGTTCAACCCGTCGTGCTCCTGCCGCGGGCCGGGCCAGAGCTGGGCCGACGCGCTCGGACAGGACCAGACCATCCAGCGCGGCGACATCATCGTCACCGAGCAGCAGTCGAAGCGGCTGTCGCAGCCGAAGACGCTGCCGCAGCAGAACCAGACGAAAGCCAATCCGCAGAAAAACCTCAGCCCGCTGTTCTCTCCGAACCAGAGCCAGTTCGAGACGCCGCCGTCGCAGGAAAATCCGCAGACGCAGAACGAGCAGCAGCAGACGCAACAGCCCGCCAACCCGAACCAGAAGCGCCGCGTGCGCGTGGTCGGCCCGCAGTTCTACCCGGTGCGCTGA
- a CDS encoding 3-deoxy-7-phosphoheptulonate synthase class II: protein MKERWSPDSWRKKPIVQVPDYPDQKALEQVEKQLASFPPLVFAGEARALKRQLAAVASGDAFLLQGGDCAESFAEHRADNIRDFFRVFLQMAVVLTFAAASPVVKVGRIAGQFAKPRSSPTEKQNGKELPSYRGDIINGPDFTDDARIPDPKRQLEAYRQSAATLNLLRAFATGGYANISNAHQWMLGFVKDSPQSHRYEALATRLTETLDFMRACGIDPEVHPEMRTTDFYTSHEALLLGYEQALTRVDSTSGDWYDTSGHMVWIGDRTRQPDHAHVEFCRGIKNPVGIKCGPSTTPEGLLKLLDILDADREAGRITLIARFGAGKVGEHLPRLVRAVKQDGRKVVWSCDPMHGNTVSAGGYKTRPFDLILQEVREFFAVHAAEGTHAGGIHLEMTGQNVTECTGGARAISDTDLGDRYHTHCDPRLNAEQAIEMAFLVADLLKKERVERARPISAVAGF, encoded by the coding sequence ATGAAAGAGCGTTGGAGCCCGGATTCCTGGCGCAAGAAGCCGATCGTGCAGGTCCCCGATTACCCGGACCAGAAGGCACTTGAACAGGTTGAGAAGCAGCTTGCGAGCTTTCCGCCGCTGGTTTTTGCAGGCGAGGCGCGGGCGCTGAAGCGACAGCTCGCTGCCGTGGCATCCGGTGACGCTTTTCTGCTCCAGGGCGGCGATTGCGCCGAGAGCTTCGCCGAACATCGCGCGGACAACATCCGCGACTTCTTCCGCGTCTTCCTCCAGATGGCCGTGGTGCTGACGTTCGCCGCCGCTTCGCCGGTGGTGAAGGTGGGCCGCATCGCCGGCCAGTTCGCGAAGCCGCGCTCGTCCCCGACCGAGAAGCAGAACGGCAAGGAACTGCCGAGCTATCGCGGCGACATCATCAACGGTCCCGATTTCACCGACGATGCGCGCATCCCCGATCCGAAGCGCCAGCTGGAAGCGTACCGCCAGTCGGCGGCGACGCTGAACCTGCTGCGCGCGTTCGCGACCGGCGGTTACGCCAACATCTCGAACGCGCATCAGTGGATGCTCGGCTTCGTGAAGGACAGCCCGCAGTCGCATCGCTACGAAGCGCTGGCGACTCGCCTCACCGAGACGCTGGACTTCATGCGCGCCTGCGGCATCGACCCGGAAGTGCATCCGGAAATGCGCACGACCGATTTCTACACCTCGCACGAAGCGTTGCTGCTCGGCTACGAACAGGCGCTGACCCGCGTCGATTCCACGTCCGGCGACTGGTACGACACCTCAGGCCACATGGTCTGGATCGGCGACCGCACCCGCCAGCCGGATCACGCGCACGTCGAGTTCTGCCGCGGCATCAAGAATCCGGTCGGCATCAAGTGTGGTCCTTCGACCACGCCGGAAGGCCTGCTCAAGCTCCTCGACATCCTCGACGCGGATCGCGAAGCGGGCCGCATCACGCTGATCGCGCGCTTCGGCGCGGGCAAGGTCGGCGAACATCTGCCGCGTCTCGTTCGCGCGGTGAAGCAGGATGGCCGCAAGGTGGTGTGGTCCTGTGATCCGATGCACGGCAATACGGTCAGCGCAGGCGGCTACAAGACCCGCCCGTTCGATTTGATCCTGCAGGAAGTGCGCGAGTTCTTCGCCGTGCATGCCGCGGAAGGCACGCACGCGGGCGGCATCCATCTGGAGATGACCGGCCAGAACGTCACCGAATGTACCGGCGGCGCGCGCGCGATTTCCGACACCGACCTCGGCGACCGCTATCACACGCATTGCGACCCGCGCCTCAACGCGGAGCAGGCGATCGAGATGGCGTTCCTGGTGGCCGACCTGCTCAAGAAAGAGCGGGTCGAGCGGGCGAGGCCGATCTCCGCTGTTGCGGGCTTCTGA
- a CDS encoding pilus assembly protein, which produces MLQVPDVRASGKISFSIRNFCALPWRRPAWRMRLVPRLLRDRSGVSAIEFAIVGPLFFIVLLGILIFAIYFGTVHSVQQIAAEAARATVQGITAAERAELAQNHVKAIVGSYPLLDPQYLSVEANTSASDPNLFNVSIVYDASRSIVFAFEGLIPMPPKTISRSAVVRRGGY; this is translated from the coding sequence ATGCTTCAGGTGCCGGACGTGCGCGCTTCGGGAAAGATCAGCTTCTCCATCAGGAATTTCTGCGCGCTACCTTGGCGGCGCCCGGCGTGGCGTATGCGGCTCGTGCCGCGCCTGCTGCGGGACCGCTCCGGGGTCTCGGCCATCGAGTTCGCCATCGTCGGGCCGCTCTTTTTCATCGTGCTACTTGGCATCCTGATCTTCGCGATCTACTTCGGCACCGTGCACAGCGTGCAGCAGATCGCGGCGGAAGCAGCGCGCGCGACCGTGCAGGGCATCACCGCCGCCGAGCGCGCCGAACTCGCGCAGAACCATGTGAAGGCGATCGTCGGCAGCTATCCGCTGCTCGATCCGCAATATCTCAGCGTAGAGGCGAACACCTCCGCCAGCGACCCCAACCTCTTCAACGTGTCCATTGTGTACGACGCTTCGCGATCCATCGTTTTTGCGTTTGAAGGCCTGATCCCCATGCCTCCCAAAACGATCTCTCGAAGCGCTGTCGTCCGGCGGGGCGGCTACTGA
- a CDS encoding NAD+ synthase has translation MNSRDRLVIAIAQLNPAVGDIPGNAAKVRAARKEAAAGGAHLAVFPELFIAGYPPEDLVLKTAFQAACRTEVEALARETADGGPAMLLGTPWREDGKLYNAVCLLDGGRITAVRYKNDLPNYGVFDEKRVFAAGPLPGPMDFRGVRLGVPICEDVWTPDVVECLSETGAEMIVVPNGSPYDRTKQDVRLSLAVARVTESGLPFVYVNQVCGQDELVFDGASFALHADRSLAFQLPEFRESVVLTTWSRKDGSWRCENGTVTPDIAGDAADYSACVLGLRDYVNKNGFPGVVLGLSGGIDSALCAAMAVDALGAKRVHCVMLPYRFTSSESLNDAAQCANALGVKYDVVPISDAVEGIEKSLAGMFKGKKRDTTEENIQSRARGTILMSISNKFGPMVVTTGNKSEMSVGYATLYGDMNGGYNPIKDLYKTEVFRLAELRNRWKPEDALGPDGEVIPPNIITKPPSAELRENQKDQDTLPPYDILDGILERLVEREEPVSEIVAAGFAKETVLKVARMLDIAEYKRRQAAPGVKVTLRSFGRDRRYPITNRFRDSGEKPAEPDKALSQGAVAARNEVIDF, from the coding sequence ATGAACAGCCGTGACCGCCTTGTCATTGCGATTGCGCAGCTAAATCCGGCGGTCGGCGACATTCCCGGCAACGCCGCGAAGGTGCGTGCCGCGCGCAAGGAAGCCGCCGCAGGCGGCGCCCATCTCGCCGTCTTCCCCGAACTTTTCATCGCCGGCTATCCGCCCGAAGACCTTGTGTTGAAAACGGCGTTTCAGGCCGCGTGCCGCACCGAGGTCGAAGCGCTCGCGCGCGAAACAGCCGATGGCGGCCCGGCCATGCTGCTCGGCACGCCGTGGCGCGAGGACGGCAAGCTCTATAACGCCGTGTGCCTGCTCGACGGCGGCAGGATAACGGCGGTTCGCTACAAGAACGACCTGCCGAACTATGGCGTGTTCGACGAGAAGCGCGTGTTCGCCGCCGGTCCGTTGCCGGGTCCGATGGATTTTCGCGGCGTGCGCCTCGGCGTGCCGATCTGCGAGGATGTCTGGACGCCGGATGTGGTCGAGTGCCTCTCCGAAACCGGCGCCGAGATGATCGTGGTGCCGAACGGCTCTCCGTATGACCGCACCAAGCAGGACGTGCGCCTTTCGCTTGCGGTCGCACGCGTCACCGAAAGTGGCTTGCCGTTCGTCTATGTCAATCAGGTTTGCGGGCAGGACGAACTGGTGTTCGACGGCGCGTCCTTCGCGCTGCATGCCGACCGCTCGCTCGCGTTCCAGCTTCCGGAATTCCGCGAGAGCGTCGTTCTCACTACATGGAGCCGCAAGGACGGAAGCTGGCGCTGCGAGAACGGCACCGTCACGCCGGACATCGCGGGCGATGCCGCGGATTACAGCGCCTGCGTGCTGGGTCTGCGCGACTACGTGAACAAGAACGGATTTCCGGGCGTGGTGCTCGGCTTGTCCGGTGGCATCGACTCCGCGCTTTGCGCCGCGATGGCGGTAGATGCGCTCGGCGCGAAGCGCGTGCATTGCGTGATGCTGCCGTACCGTTTCACTTCCAGTGAGTCGCTGAACGACGCCGCGCAATGCGCCAATGCGCTCGGCGTGAAATACGACGTGGTGCCGATCTCCGACGCCGTAGAAGGCATCGAAAAGTCGCTCGCCGGCATGTTCAAGGGCAAGAAGCGCGACACCACCGAAGAAAACATTCAGTCGCGCGCGCGCGGCACCATCCTCATGTCGATCTCCAACAAGTTCGGGCCGATGGTGGTGACGACCGGCAACAAGTCGGAAATGTCGGTGGGCTACGCCACGCTCTATGGCGACATGAACGGCGGCTACAATCCGATCAAGGATCTTTACAAAACGGAAGTGTTCCGTCTCGCCGAACTGCGTAATCGCTGGAAGCCGGAAGATGCGCTTGGCCCGGACGGCGAAGTCATTCCGCCGAACATCATCACCAAGCCGCCGTCCGCCGAGCTTCGCGAGAACCAGAAGGATCAGGACACGCTGCCGCCCTACGACATACTCGACGGCATCCTTGAGCGGCTGGTGGAGCGCGAGGAACCGGTGTCCGAAATCGTCGCCGCGGGTTTTGCGAAGGAGACGGTGCTGAAAGTCGCGCGCATGCTCGACATCGCCGAATACAAGCGCCGTCAGGCCGCGCCCGGCGTGAAGGTGACGCTGCGCTCGTTTGGCCGCGACCGCCGCTATCCGATCACCAACCGCTTCCGCGACTCCGGCGAGAAGCCCGCCGAGCCGGACAAGGCGCTATCGCAAGGCGCGGTGGCGGCACGGAATGAAGTGATTGATTTCTGA
- a CDS encoding class I SAM-dependent methyltransferase, with product MSEAAAAMDRMYRGQRHIYDATRKFYLLGRDRLITKLAPAPGQSVLEIGCGTGRNLILAARRYPDARFFGIDVSEEMLATARAHIARAGLQDRIRLAQGDATSFDPLALFGESGFERVFFSYTLSMIPPWQAAIEHALTLLNESGELHIVDFGDQARLPRAFRALLRKWLTLFHVTPRDELDGVLEKLATANAVRLQAVPLYGGYAQSAVLRA from the coding sequence ATGAGCGAAGCCGCCGCAGCGATGGACCGGATGTATCGCGGCCAGCGGCACATCTACGACGCCACGCGCAAATTTTATCTGCTTGGCCGCGACCGGCTGATTACGAAGCTCGCGCCCGCGCCCGGACAAAGCGTGCTCGAAATCGGCTGCGGAACGGGACGCAATCTCATCCTTGCCGCGCGCCGCTACCCGGACGCGCGCTTTTTCGGCATCGACGTTTCGGAAGAAATGCTGGCCACCGCCCGCGCGCACATCGCGCGCGCCGGATTGCAGGATCGTATCCGTCTCGCGCAAGGCGACGCCACGAGCTTCGATCCGTTGGCCCTGTTCGGCGAAAGCGGGTTCGAGCGTGTGTTCTTCTCCTACACTCTCTCGATGATCCCGCCGTGGCAGGCGGCCATCGAACACGCACTGACGCTGCTCAACGAAAGCGGCGAATTGCACATCGTCGATTTTGGCGATCAGGCGCGACTGCCGCGCGCCTTCCGCGCGCTGCTGCGCAAATGGCTGACACTGTTCCACGTCACGCCGCGCGACGAACTGGACGGCGTACTGGAAAAACTCGCCACGGCAAACGCGGTGCGCCTGCAAGCCGTTCCGCTCTATGGCGGCTATGCGCAATCGGCGGTGCTGCGCGCATAA
- a CDS encoding alpha/beta fold hydrolase yields the protein MTTPTLENRTEFKAVDGYPLAATVFEPSQPFRAVVLVAAATAVPRGYYSRFARYLAEQGFKVITFDYRGIGGSRPKEGLRGFPAKMRDWAALDLVAAVDYASTLASRKPLVYVGHSFGGQALGQLPNNHKVSRALFAASQIGYWKLFPAPEKYRVWFMLRVLGPLAYTIFGYVPGKLGMGEDLPKGVFREWAGWCMKPRYLYDDETLEARKYFPNYHGALRAIGMSDDDWAPPVTVAGLIAGYTGTKPEHITVTPESAGQKKIGHFGYFREPSREPLWREAAEWLARS from the coding sequence ATGACGACCCCGACGCTCGAGAACCGCACCGAATTCAAGGCCGTGGACGGCTATCCGCTGGCCGCAACCGTATTCGAACCTTCGCAGCCATTTCGCGCCGTGGTGCTGGTCGCAGCCGCAACCGCGGTGCCGCGCGGCTACTATTCGAGGTTCGCGCGCTATCTCGCGGAACAAGGCTTCAAGGTCATCACCTTCGACTATCGCGGCATCGGCGGTTCGCGTCCGAAGGAAGGCCTGCGCGGCTTTCCGGCGAAGATGCGCGACTGGGCCGCGCTCGATCTCGTCGCGGCGGTCGATTACGCGAGCACCCTCGCAAGCCGGAAGCCGCTCGTCTATGTCGGCCACTCTTTCGGCGGACAAGCGCTCGGACAATTACCGAACAATCACAAAGTGAGCCGCGCGTTATTTGCGGCATCGCAGATCGGCTACTGGAAGCTGTTTCCCGCGCCGGAAAAATATCGCGTGTGGTTCATGCTTCGCGTACTCGGCCCGCTCGCCTACACGATCTTCGGTTATGTGCCAGGCAAGCTCGGCATGGGCGAAGACTTGCCGAAAGGCGTGTTCCGCGAATGGGCGGGCTGGTGCATGAAGCCGCGCTATCTCTATGACGACGAGACGCTGGAAGCGCGCAAGTATTTTCCAAACTATCACGGCGCGCTGCGCGCGATTGGCATGAGCGATGACGACTGGGCGCCGCCCGTCACCGTCGCAGGACTTATCGCGGGCTATACCGGCACAAAGCCTGAGCACATCACCGTCACGCCGGAGTCGGCGGGCCAGAAGAAGATCGGCCACTTCGGATACTTCCGCGAACCGTCGCGCGAGCCGCTCTGGCGCGAAGCGGCGGAGTGGCTGGCGCGAAGCTAG